The DNA segment GCCGTCGACGCCGCGACGCTGCTCGCCGCGCCGCCGCCGCGCGTCCACCTGCGCCGGATCCTGGCCGCCTCCGGCCAGGCCGTGCGCCGCTTCCACGACGTCGGCGGCGCCCACCCGGACCTGCACGCGGGCAACCTCCTCGTCCGCGACGGCGGCGAGCGGGTCGCCGTCTGGATCGTCGACCTCGACGGCGCGCGTGCCGGCGCTCCGCAGGGCGCGGCGGCGCGCATGGCCCAGCTCATGCGCCTGTACCGCTCGCTCCACAAGCGCGGCCTGCTCGCGGCCGCCGGCGGACCACGCGGTGCCCTCTGGTTCCTGCGCGCCTACACGGCCGGCGATCGCGCGCTCCGCCAGGCGCTGCTCGCACGGCTCCCCGCCGAGCGCCGGCGGCTCGCGCGACACGCCCTCCTGTACCCCTCCTGAGGGGCTACAGGCGCGCGCCGAGCCAGCCCAGGAACGCCTCCGGTTCGGCGAGCTCGAGCTCGATCGCGAGGACCTGCAGATCCACGCCCTCGCACCAGCTCGGGAGGATCTTCACGGCGTCCTTCTCGGTCGTGACCCAGAGCCCGGCCAGGCGGCGGAGGTCCTCGGGTCGATAGCGGTGATGGTCCGGGAAGGTGCGCTCGGCGGTGACCTGCGCGCCGAGCGCCTGCACCGTGCGGCGCAGGGCAGCGGGCCGGGCGAGGCCCGAGAGCAGGCCGAGCGGGCGGCCGGCCAGCCAGACCGGCGCGCGCGGGGCCCCGCCGCGCAGCGGCCGCAGCGACACCGGCCGGCGGCGGGCTGCGAAACGCGGAGCATCCGGTGCCGCGCGCTCCAGACGCTCGGCGTCGCGCTCCGGAAGCGGGCCGTCGACGACGAGCAGCGCGTCGGCGCGGCGCACCTCGCCGAGGCGCTCGCGCAGGGGGCCCAGCGGCAGGAGCCGGCCGCTGCCGAGCCCGCCGCCGTCGAAGACCAGCAGCTCGACGTCGCGCGCGAGGCGGTGGTGCTGGAAGCCGTCGTCGAGCACCAGCACGTCGCAGCCGAAGAGCGTCACGGCGTGCTGGCCGACCCGCGCGCGGTCGCGGCCGACGAGAACCGGCACGCCGGGCGCGTGCGCAGCCAGCACGGCCGGCTCGTCGCCCGCCTCGTGCGGCCACGCCCGGACGTGCCGCCCGTCCGAGACCACCAGCACCTCGTGACGGCCGCGCCGCCCGTAGCCGCGGCTCGCGATCGCGACCGCGTGGCCGCGCGCGCGCAGGGCCGACGCCACCCACGCCGCCGCCGGTGTCTTCCCGGAGCCCCCGACGACCACGCTGCCGACGCTGACCACGCGGCACGGCAGGCGCGCGGGCGCTCGGAAGCGCGCGCCCCGCGCGTGGCGGTGCAGCCAGGCCCCCGCCTCCCAGGCCCAGGCGGCCGGCGCCAGCGGCGCTCGCGCCGCGCGCGCGAGCGGGCCGGGGGCCGGATCCTCGAGCCAGCCCGGCGCCCGCGGTGATCCCACGCCGATTCGTGTCAACCGGCCGGCCGCTGCGCCGCCGCGTCCTCGAGCATCCGCTCGACCAGCCGCAGGCAGCGCCGGGTGGCGCCGCGGTGCGGCTCGATGGCGCGGCGTGCCGCGTCGCCCGCGTCCTTGGCAGCGGCCGGATGGCGCAGCCACTCGATCACCGCCGCCGCCAGCTCGGTGGCGTCGGCGACCCGGCGCCCGCCGCCGCTGGCCAGCAGCAGCGCGGCGGCGTCGCGGACCTGGTGGGTGTGGGGCCCGAAGACGACCGGGCGCGCGACCAGCGCGGGCTCCACCACGTTGTGTCCCCCCACCGGCGCCAGCGAGCCGCCGACGAAGGCGAGCCGCGCGCGGGCGATCACGCCGGGCAGCTCGCCCAGACTGTCGAGCAGCAGCACCTCGCCCGGCGCCAGCGGCTCCATCTCGCCCAGCCGCGAGCGCACGCGGAGCCTCCGCCGGTGTGCCGCCACCACGCGCCGCACCTCGGCGGAGCGGTCGTAGGGATAGCGGGGAGCCAGCACCAGCGCGGTCGGGACGCCCGCCGCCTCGGCCGCGGAGAGCGCGTGCAACGCCGCCTCCTCCTCCCCCGCGTGCGTGCTGGCGGCGACCCAGAACGGCGTCTCCGCGAGCGCGCGCTCGAGCTCCGGCGCGAGCGCGGGCTCGCCGAGGGGAGGCTCGAGCTTGAGATCGCCG comes from the Deltaproteobacteria bacterium genome and includes:
- the lpxK gene encoding tetraacyldisaccharide 4'-kinase, producing the protein MGSPRAPGWLEDPAPGPLARAARAPLAPAAWAWEAGAWLHRHARGARFRAPARLPCRVVSVGSVVVGGSGKTPAAAWVASALRARGHAVAIASRGYGRRGRHEVLVVSDGRHVRAWPHEAGDEPAVLAAHAPGVPVLVGRDRARVGQHAVTLFGCDVLVLDDGFQHHRLARDVELLVFDGGGLGSGRLLPLGPLRERLGEVRRADALLVVDGPLPERDAERLERAAPDAPRFAARRRPVSLRPLRGGAPRAPVWLAGRPLGLLSGLARPAALRRTVQALGAQVTAERTFPDHHRYRPEDLRRLAGLWVTTEKDAVKILPSWCEGVDLQVLAIELELAEPEAFLGWLGARL
- a CDS encoding 3-deoxy-D-manno-octulosonic acid transferase (catalyzes the transfer of 2-keto-3-deoxy-D-manno-octulosonic acid to lipid A) gives rise to the protein MVAWPLRQAGAALLAAAATPLGVAALALRPSWRVGLGERLGLRTPEIAAPVWVHGASVGEILAATRLVDALRAHGHAVLASTTKPTGRSVLARVRPEVPRRLAPLDHPWCVAMALERAAPAALVLVETELWPHWIAAAWRRGVPVAVVSARISDRSFGRYQRVGALARRTLARLSAVGARTAEDARRFVALGLPEECVEITGDLKLEPPLGEPALAPELERALAETPFWVAASTHAGEEEAALHALSAAEAAGVPTALVLAPRYPYDRSAEVRRVVAAHRRRLRVRSRLGEMEPLAPGEVLLLDSLGELPGVIARARLAFVGGSLAPVGGHNVVEPALVARPVVFGPHTHQVRDAAALLLASGGGRRVADATELAAAVIEWLRHPAAAKDAGDAARRAIEPHRGATRRCLRLVERMLEDAAAQRPAG